A single Pseudodesulfovibrio aespoeensis Aspo-2 DNA region contains:
- a CDS encoding class I SAM-dependent methyltransferase: MQFRYRKEPWLPPLLDEIAEHENVLEIGCGQGTDAIYCCQRMNESASYTGIDISPISVQNAQSAVTTMSSTLRVLPTLVQGNAENLSFDDSSFDCVVSTGVLHHTPSLENSLSEVRRVLRPDGLAVISLYRLFSPKLLGAYALRLPVRFGVRLFAAHDSVRRMLDKIGTDHLLGTMLHECLEVPILNSYTRKELNDAFSAFAAVSIVPVGFGFALFGAAKYIDFNMPWLGAMWVVTARNHADIVK, from the coding sequence ATGCAGTTTCGCTATAGAAAAGAGCCTTGGCTTCCACCTCTGCTCGATGAGATAGCCGAGCACGAGAACGTACTCGAAATAGGTTGCGGACAAGGCACCGACGCTATCTACTGCTGCCAGAGGATGAACGAAAGTGCTTCATATACCGGCATAGACATCTCACCCATCAGCGTCCAAAACGCCCAAAGCGCAGTGACCACCATGAGCAGCACCCTGCGCGTGCTGCCAACGCTCGTGCAAGGGAACGCGGAGAATCTTTCCTTCGATGACAGTTCGTTCGACTGCGTGGTTTCAACTGGTGTCTTGCACCACACTCCAAGCCTCGAGAACTCCTTGAGCGAGGTCAGACGGGTGCTCCGGCCCGACGGTCTGGCTGTCATATCTCTGTATCGCCTGTTCTCCCCCAAACTGCTTGGCGCATATGCCCTTCGCCTTCCTGTCAGGTTTGGAGTCCGCCTGTTCGCCGCTCACGATTCCGTTCGTAGAATGCTCGACAAAATTGGTACAGACCATCTTCTGGGGACCATGTTGCATGAATGTCTTGAAGTGCCCATTCTCAACTCCTACACGCGAAAGGAATTGAATGATGCGTTCAGTGCCTTCGCCGCGGTAAGCATTGTCCCTGTGGGCTTTGGCTTTGCCCTCTTCGGGGCGGCAAAATATATTGACTTTAATATGCCGTGGCTTGGAGCCATGTGGGTGGTAACGGCTCGCAACCATGCAGATATTGTCAAATGA
- the asnB gene encoding asparagine synthase (glutamine-hydrolyzing): protein MCGIFGIIHSSGSPVEHSMVEAMESALLHRGPDHSGRFSEHGAALGMNRLAIIDLDTGSQPIFNENGNLVIIYNGELYNYQGLRNELTALGHRFSSRSDTEVVLHAFEEFGPGCLHRFNGMYAFAIWNRSERNLFMARDRLGIKPLYYITSQERLCFASEERGLIPCMENSPTPNWTAIARYLQLGYIASPDSPFSGVSALPAGHWAEYAEGTLAIHHYWEPTYGSLEGVTAEEAEAETERLLRRSVELELMSDVPVGLFLSGGLDSSAVAAYARELSPERFCSYILQFEETTHDESGDARFVADTIGIPFKEYFFSNSQLVQSLQDTADVMDAPFGDSTVLPLLALSRYAREDVKVVLTGWGGDELFAGYPTYKAHLLAQAYRKIPDAIGQRLVPWLVCKLPVSDAYMSFEFKAKRFVDGMNLPPELQHFSWMGYFSNAEVNALLHSDVLNQQHETALAPIERMLEFLPEKDIISRILHLDSRYFMEGNGLFQLDRISMAASLEARVPLLNFELLEYVNSLPAKIKMLGGKPKGLLKRIMVNRLPRKVVNKPKKGFGPPSSAWLRGPLRSTLIETFSPDRIARQRVFNPQAVNRLISQHMERRQDNGRKLWALLSLQLWLDRFIMGQGRS from the coding sequence ATGTGCGGAATATTCGGGATCATCCACAGCTCAGGCTCTCCCGTGGAGCACTCCATGGTAGAGGCGATGGAGAGCGCCCTCCTCCATCGCGGCCCCGACCACAGTGGGCGCTTCAGCGAACACGGCGCGGCTCTGGGAATGAACCGGCTGGCCATCATCGACCTCGATACCGGGAGCCAGCCCATTTTCAACGAAAACGGCAACCTCGTCATCATTTATAATGGGGAACTGTACAACTACCAGGGGTTGCGCAACGAACTGACGGCCCTGGGACATCGGTTTTCTTCCCGGTCAGACACTGAGGTTGTTTTGCACGCCTTTGAGGAGTTCGGCCCCGGCTGCCTTCACCGGTTCAACGGCATGTACGCCTTCGCCATCTGGAACCGGAGCGAGCGCAACCTCTTCATGGCGCGCGACAGGCTGGGCATAAAACCTCTTTATTACATAACCTCACAGGAAAGGTTGTGCTTCGCCTCTGAAGAACGAGGGCTCATCCCGTGCATGGAGAACAGTCCGACGCCGAATTGGACTGCGATTGCTCGCTATCTGCAGTTAGGCTACATCGCCTCGCCCGACAGCCCTTTCTCCGGCGTGTCTGCTCTGCCCGCCGGACACTGGGCCGAATATGCGGAAGGCACGCTCGCCATACACCATTACTGGGAGCCGACGTACGGGAGCCTGGAAGGGGTGACCGCCGAAGAGGCCGAAGCCGAAACGGAACGCCTTCTGCGCCGCAGTGTCGAGCTGGAACTAATGAGCGATGTCCCGGTGGGTTTATTTCTGAGCGGCGGACTGGACTCGTCCGCCGTGGCGGCCTATGCTCGGGAACTATCGCCCGAGCGATTCTGCTCCTACATATTGCAGTTCGAGGAGACCACGCATGACGAGTCGGGCGATGCCCGATTCGTGGCCGACACCATCGGAATCCCCTTCAAGGAGTACTTTTTCTCAAACTCCCAGCTTGTCCAAAGTCTGCAAGACACTGCCGATGTCATGGACGCACCCTTCGGCGACTCCACCGTCCTGCCATTGCTGGCGCTTTCACGATACGCGCGGGAAGACGTAAAGGTCGTGTTGACAGGCTGGGGCGGCGATGAGCTTTTTGCGGGATACCCTACATACAAGGCACACCTGCTGGCCCAGGCATATCGAAAGATCCCCGACGCCATCGGACAACGTCTCGTCCCCTGGCTGGTCTGCAAACTGCCTGTTTCCGATGCCTACATGAGCTTTGAGTTCAAAGCCAAACGGTTTGTGGACGGAATGAACCTGCCTCCCGAACTGCAACATTTCTCTTGGATGGGCTATTTTTCCAACGCAGAAGTGAACGCCCTCTTGCATTCAGATGTACTTAACCAGCAGCACGAGACAGCGCTTGCTCCCATCGAGAGGATGCTTGAGTTTTTACCTGAAAAAGACATCATCAGCCGCATTCTCCACTTGGACAGCCGCTATTTCATGGAAGGCAATGGGTTATTTCAGCTGGACAGAATTTCCATGGCGGCATCACTTGAAGCACGCGTTCCCCTGTTGAACTTCGAACTGCTCGAATACGTCAACTCCTTACCGGCAAAAATTAAAATGCTAGGCGGAAAACCAAAGGGGCTTTTGAAGCGAATCATGGTCAACCGGCTTCCTCGCAAAGTGGTGAACAAGCCCAAAAAGGGATTCGGCCCTCCTTCGTCGGCCTGGCTGCGCGGCCCGCTCCGCTCCACCCTGATCGAGACATTCTCCCCGGACAGAATTGCCAGACAACGGGTGTTCAACCCTCAGGCCGTCAACCGCCTGATCTCACAGCACATGGAGCGCAGGCAGGACAATGGCCGCAAGCTTTGGGCCTTATTGAGTCTCCAGCTGTGGTTGGACAGATTCATAATGGGGCAAGGGAGGTCGTAA
- a CDS encoding class I SAM-dependent methyltransferase — protein sequence MCERSAQLDYHSGADAKRYHNRLRNPFLQIKEHALASKVAHFLPQGGKLLEVGCGEGSNLAYLARHASGCSLTGVDFSEEKVIFMSPGVPKVTPVCADATALPFCDATFDVVYLRDLLHHVDFARETVLDEAWRVLKPGGRIVILESHGRRLLSRLFMLVNPVERGMRNSTPEQLQAMARRLGPTKLQYVEGSFVLRALGFFLGWPEGWMQVPARLIYLMGSAWEKAHALVLPPEAGMYMMIDIRKTS from the coding sequence ATGTGTGAAAGGAGCGCCCAGCTCGACTACCATTCCGGCGCGGATGCCAAACGCTACCACAATCGACTCCGCAACCCTTTTTTGCAGATCAAAGAACATGCCTTGGCTTCCAAGGTTGCCCACTTCCTGCCTCAGGGCGGAAAATTGCTTGAGGTCGGCTGTGGGGAAGGAAGCAACTTGGCTTACCTCGCACGCCATGCCTCTGGATGTTCTTTGACGGGAGTGGATTTTTCTGAAGAAAAAGTCATTTTCATGAGCCCTGGGGTCCCGAAGGTGACCCCGGTGTGCGCAGATGCCACCGCCCTCCCGTTTTGCGACGCGACCTTTGACGTAGTTTACCTTCGCGACCTGCTGCACCATGTGGATTTCGCCAGGGAGACTGTGCTGGATGAGGCATGGAGAGTGCTCAAACCAGGCGGGAGGATCGTGATTCTCGAGTCCCACGGACGGCGGCTGCTCAGTCGACTGTTCATGCTGGTCAACCCGGTCGAGCGGGGCATGCGCAACTCCACGCCGGAACAACTCCAGGCCATGGCCCGCAGGCTGGGGCCAACCAAGCTGCAATATGTGGAAGGAAGCTTCGTGCTCCGTGCGTTGGGCTTTTTTCTCGGCTGGCCGGAGGGCTGGATGCAGGTACCGGCGAGGCTTATTTATCTCATGGGGTCCGCATGGGAGAAGGCACACGCGCTCGTGCTCCCGCCCGAGGCGGGTATGTACATGATGATCGACATCAGGAAGACGTCCTGA
- a CDS encoding glycosyltransferase family 2 protein — protein MNTTHISIVVPAFNEAESVQELFLRTKKVMDELNVTYEFILVDDGSTDGTAERLMELRRENPQIAILRHYRNHGKSLALMQAFDVARGRILVTMDADLQDQPEDIPKFLAKLVDGYDMVGGCRQSREDGKLRWIASKLFNWLVYKLAGSHFKDINCGFKAFTHDVASRFDLRGDMHRLMPLLAVTTGARFGEVPIDHAPRRYGVSKYRLVRHRGLLDVFAFSAIRSTQTRPFHVFTEMGFSSSVIGILLLGLWLAVAYGFDSAGASSAILLGLGCWFVLVGTLCPFFGLHLEAMTSYLNDTAWRKTLIKHYSEAEDVSDV, from the coding sequence GTGAACACAACCCACATCAGCATAGTAGTCCCGGCATTCAACGAAGCCGAAAGCGTCCAGGAGCTTTTTCTTCGGACGAAGAAAGTGATGGACGAACTCAACGTAACTTACGAATTCATACTCGTGGACGACGGGAGCACCGATGGAACCGCCGAGAGGCTCATGGAGCTCAGACGGGAGAACCCACAGATAGCGATCTTGCGCCACTACCGGAACCACGGGAAATCCTTGGCCCTGATGCAGGCGTTCGACGTGGCGCGCGGACGGATTTTGGTGACCATGGATGCCGACCTGCAGGACCAGCCCGAGGATATCCCGAAATTTCTCGCCAAGCTCGTCGATGGCTATGACATGGTGGGAGGCTGCAGGCAGTCGCGCGAGGACGGCAAGCTCAGATGGATCGCCTCCAAGCTCTTCAACTGGCTCGTCTACAAGCTGGCCGGCTCCCACTTCAAAGACATAAACTGTGGTTTCAAGGCATTCACGCATGACGTGGCTTCCCGATTTGACCTGCGCGGAGACATGCACAGGCTCATGCCCCTGCTGGCGGTGACTACCGGCGCGCGGTTCGGAGAAGTGCCCATAGACCACGCGCCGCGCAGATATGGCGTATCCAAGTATCGGCTGGTCAGGCACCGGGGGCTGCTCGATGTGTTCGCCTTTTCGGCCATCCGCAGCACGCAAACCCGGCCGTTTCACGTATTCACGGAGATGGGCTTCTCTTCTAGCGTGATCGGCATTCTCCTCCTGGGGCTCTGGCTTGCCGTTGCCTATGGTTTCGATTCGGCAGGGGCATCGTCTGCGATTCTGCTCGGACTGGGATGCTGGTTTGTGCTGGTTGGAACCCTGTGTCCATTCTTCGGGCTGCACCTTGAAGCCATGACAAGCTACCTAAATGACACTGCATGGCGGAAAACACTGATCAAACACTACAGCGAGGCCGAGGACGTCTCAGATGTGTGA
- a CDS encoding B12-binding domain-containing radical SAM protein has protein sequence MKTLFLKPPLGSGTRNAVRDFVYGCWCNGRRVGGMQMPPLNDLYVATHAREHGIESVFIDAQFEMGRYENLLRTELGGFGAVVILSSTQSFQADIALLTDLKRRAPQLRTILFGSHPTFMPQYCLSSPAVDFIVIREPEDTIRELLQTIDSSGDLGEVAGIGYRDKSGSVQLTPPRPFIDMDELPIPDRRLLPARVDYFNPVVKRMPYTTIQTSRGCPGKCIFCTAPEFYGKRIRCRSTDNVLKELHEIKSLGYREVFFRDETFTAYKKRNIEICARMVKDSLDLSWIANGRVDLVDSEALAAMKKAGCHMIKFGVETGSDEILRRYKKGTTAEQARQAFRYAKEVGLDTHAHLVVGGPGESEATLAHTIEFVKELDPTTASFGILTPYAGTELFEEVAAKHSEIKDGSASNMSNLHVSGFYSESVCGISGDTLSKWLTRCYRSFYLRPGYIWKRLRGIESYDELMTLIVAGTNIFHFSLSGKK, from the coding sequence ATGAAAACCCTCTTTCTGAAACCCCCGCTCGGAAGCGGCACCCGAAACGCGGTCAGAGACTTCGTCTATGGCTGCTGGTGCAACGGCCGCAGGGTGGGCGGCATGCAGATGCCCCCCCTCAACGACCTATACGTGGCCACGCACGCCAGAGAGCACGGCATCGAAAGCGTATTTATCGACGCCCAATTCGAAATGGGGCGCTACGAAAACTTGCTGCGCACTGAGCTCGGAGGGTTCGGTGCCGTCGTCATACTCTCTTCCACGCAGTCGTTCCAGGCCGACATCGCCCTGTTAACCGACCTCAAGAGAAGAGCTCCGCAGCTTCGCACAATTCTCTTCGGCTCCCACCCGACATTCATGCCCCAGTACTGCCTGTCCTCTCCCGCCGTGGACTTCATAGTCATTCGCGAACCGGAGGACACCATACGGGAGCTACTGCAAACCATCGACTCTAGTGGAGACCTCGGGGAGGTGGCAGGCATAGGATACCGCGACAAAAGCGGCTCGGTGCAACTCACGCCGCCGCGGCCGTTCATCGACATGGACGAGCTCCCCATTCCCGACCGACGGCTGCTGCCCGCCCGGGTGGACTATTTCAACCCTGTCGTCAAGCGGATGCCGTACACCACCATCCAGACGTCGCGGGGGTGTCCCGGCAAGTGCATCTTCTGCACGGCGCCCGAGTTTTACGGCAAAAGAATCCGCTGCCGATCGACGGACAACGTGCTGAAGGAGCTGCACGAGATCAAAAGTCTCGGCTACCGCGAGGTCTTCTTTCGCGACGAGACCTTCACCGCATACAAAAAGAGAAATATCGAAATCTGCGCCAGGATGGTCAAGGACAGTCTCGATTTGAGCTGGATTGCCAACGGACGGGTCGACCTCGTGGACAGTGAGGCTCTCGCCGCCATGAAGAAGGCTGGATGCCACATGATCAAGTTCGGCGTGGAGACCGGCAGCGACGAAATCCTCAGGCGATACAAAAAGGGCACTACGGCGGAACAAGCCCGCCAGGCGTTCAGATATGCGAAGGAGGTGGGGCTTGATACCCACGCCCACCTCGTGGTGGGGGGGCCAGGAGAGAGCGAGGCTACGCTCGCTCACACCATCGAGTTCGTCAAAGAGCTTGATCCGACCACGGCGAGCTTCGGCATTCTCACCCCCTACGCAGGCACGGAACTGTTTGAGGAAGTGGCCGCAAAACACTCCGAGATCAAGGACGGCTCGGCCTCCAACATGAGCAATCTTCATGTGTCGGGCTTTTATTCCGAGTCCGTTTGTGGTATTTCCGGTGACACTTTGTCAAAGTGGCTGACTAGGTGCTACCGGAGCTTCTATCTGCGCCCCGGCTACATCTGGAAACGGCTGCGCGGCATCGAAAGCTATGACGAACTCATGACTCTGATCGTGGCCGGAACGAACATTTTCCACTTCTCACTGAGTGGCAAGAAATAG
- a CDS encoding winged helix-turn-helix domain-containing protein produces MLQELFTSKTRIKVLLKLFLNPDVACYLRQLASEFNLSPNALKGELDHLYEAGYLEREQGGRSIYFRANKNHPCFPEISSMVRKSIGIDRLVDEVMNSLGKVDAVFILDDYARGIDSGLIDVLIVGDIDRGRLDELRRIVEGKLERKVRVFDVTPEEFNDSREVFLGRPHWQVV; encoded by the coding sequence ATGCTTCAGGAGCTCTTCACATCTAAGACACGCATCAAAGTCTTGCTCAAACTATTCCTTAACCCTGATGTGGCTTGCTACCTGAGGCAGCTCGCGTCGGAATTCAACCTCTCCCCCAACGCCCTCAAAGGCGAATTGGATCATCTTTACGAGGCCGGATACCTGGAGCGGGAGCAAGGTGGGCGCTCTATCTATTTTCGGGCAAACAAAAACCACCCGTGCTTTCCCGAGATCAGTTCAATGGTCCGCAAATCCATCGGCATCGACCGACTGGTGGACGAGGTCATGAACAGCTTGGGCAAAGTCGATGCCGTCTTCATCCTTGACGACTATGCACGCGGCATAGACTCCGGACTGATCGACGTCCTGATCGTTGGCGACATAGACCGAGGGCGACTTGACGAACTGCGCCGCATTGTCGAGGGCAAGCTGGAACGCAAGGTGCGCGTGTTCGACGTGACCCCAGAGGAGTTCAACGACAGCCGGGAAGTTTTCCTTGGAAGACCCCACTGGCAAGTGGTATAG
- a CDS encoding proline dehydrogenase family protein encodes MRLWQKMMIGLARNDRLTARMQDARCMRRFSRMFVGGGDAAAVLERARQLRAEGMAASLFYLGEYVRDPELIRRNEAELEGVAPMLADASLDIHLSVDPTQVGAMLSWDLCRENVTALAQRVAGLRGSGRAVVMLDMEDSSVTDRTLDLYHELRARGLPVAVTIQSSLHRSREDLDRLVECGGMVRLVKGAFAEGPEVAATGRTARDATYRACLDQLFSPVALKRGVYPVLGTHDHRMVGYGAALAARHGWRPDQWEVEMLLGVRPTYQRRLAVEGRALRLYLPFGESWFPYAVRRVGERPANAWFVLRSMLDGLAGK; translated from the coding sequence ATGAGACTGTGGCAAAAGATGATGATCGGGCTGGCGCGGAACGACCGGCTCACGGCGCGGATGCAGGATGCGAGGTGCATGCGGCGGTTCTCGCGCATGTTCGTGGGCGGCGGCGACGCGGCTGCGGTGCTGGAGCGCGCTCGGCAATTGCGGGCGGAAGGCATGGCCGCCTCGCTCTTCTATCTCGGCGAATATGTGCGCGACCCGGAGCTGATCCGGCGCAACGAGGCCGAACTCGAGGGCGTGGCTCCCATGCTGGCGGACGCGAGCCTCGACATCCACCTGTCGGTGGACCCGACCCAGGTGGGGGCCATGCTCTCGTGGGACTTGTGCCGCGAGAACGTGACCGCCCTGGCGCAGAGAGTGGCCGGGCTGCGCGGATCGGGCCGGGCCGTGGTCATGCTCGACATGGAGGACTCCTCTGTGACTGACCGCACCCTTGACCTCTACCACGAGCTGCGGGCCAGGGGATTGCCCGTGGCCGTGACTATCCAGTCGTCCCTGCACAGGAGCCGGGAAGACCTTGACCGGCTGGTGGAGTGCGGGGGCATGGTCCGGCTGGTCAAAGGCGCCTTTGCCGAGGGCCCGGAGGTGGCCGCCACCGGACGGACCGCCCGCGACGCGACCTACCGGGCCTGCCTGGACCAGCTGTTTTCGCCCGTTGCACTCAAGCGCGGCGTGTATCCGGTGCTGGGCACCCACGATCACAGGATGGTGGGGTACGGAGCGGCTCTGGCGGCCCGGCACGGCTGGCGGCCGGACCAGTGGGAGGTGGAAATGCTGCTGGGAGTAAGGCCGACATATCAGCGCCGACTCGCGGTCGAAGGGCGCGCCCTGCGCCTCTATCTGCCCTTTGGGGAGAGCTGGTTCCCCTATGCCGTCCGCCGGGTGGGCGAACGCCCGGCCAACGCCTGGTTCGTCCTGCGCTCCATGCTCGACGGGCTGGCCGGAAAATAG
- a CDS encoding AraC family transcriptional regulator, with the protein MGRNPANTHVRFWRDPDLPGVEIRTSRYNAEAFCRHVHDAWSVGLIEDGRTTFVLEEARHVAARGKIVVIPPGAVHACNPDPNSVMAYRMFYVAPGLLDGVAAEVFGRARSGGSPRFGTPVIDDADLYRLWRRLHAAVATGADALEKQSLLMQGLAELLTRHGRLGSPRQCGRVPDAVKTVRHHLAARLDERVSLDDLSALVGISRYHLLRVFSREAGLPPHAYQNQLRVVRAKVLLAQGEPISQVAAEVGFADQSHFTRVFRQFTGATPRQYQAGTHV; encoded by the coding sequence ATGGGCAGAAACCCGGCCAACACGCACGTGCGCTTCTGGCGCGACCCGGATTTGCCAGGGGTCGAGATCCGTACCTCCCGCTACAACGCGGAGGCGTTCTGCCGCCATGTTCACGATGCCTGGTCCGTAGGGCTGATCGAGGACGGGCGGACCACGTTTGTTCTGGAAGAGGCCCGGCACGTAGCGGCCAGGGGGAAAATTGTGGTCATCCCGCCGGGCGCGGTGCACGCCTGCAATCCCGACCCGAACTCGGTCATGGCCTATCGCATGTTTTACGTGGCGCCCGGTCTGCTTGACGGCGTCGCGGCCGAAGTGTTCGGCCGGGCGCGCTCCGGGGGGAGCCCCCGGTTCGGCACGCCCGTCATCGACGATGCAGACCTCTACCGACTCTGGCGCAGGCTGCACGCGGCGGTGGCCACCGGGGCCGATGCCCTGGAAAAGCAGTCCCTGCTCATGCAGGGGTTGGCCGAACTGCTGACGCGCCACGGCCGCCTCGGCAGCCCGCGCCAGTGCGGCCGGGTGCCCGATGCGGTGAAAACCGTGCGCCATCATCTGGCCGCCCGGCTCGACGAACGGGTCAGCCTCGACGATCTCTCCGCCTTGGTCGGCATCAGCCGCTATCATCTGCTGCGCGTCTTCAGCCGCGAGGCCGGGCTGCCGCCCCACGCCTACCAGAACCAGCTGCGCGTGGTCCGCGCCAAGGTGCTGCTGGCCCAGGGCGAGCCCATCAGCCAGGTGGCGGCGGAGGTCGGCTTCGCGGACCAGAGCCACTTCACCAGGGTCTTCAGGCAGTTCACCGGAGCCACGCCGCGCCAGTATCAGGCCGGGACGCACGTCTGA